In Chaetodon auriga isolate fChaAug3 chromosome 22, fChaAug3.hap1, whole genome shotgun sequence, the genomic window caagtacttttactcaagtacaaattcaaggtacttaTGTTTTTTACttgcatatttccattttatacaaCTTCacacttctactccactacacctctgaggcaaatattgtactttgtatggcacttcctgtccagtgaaaaccacgtatctccagcTGTTGAAAATTCTCCTACTTTTTAATCTAAAGGTTCATCAGTTATTTCAGTTAAGATGTGGTACAGCGTGGATTTGGACGACCTGAGGCGCTCTGGACTCGACATGTGGACAGTTGGATTTGATCCAGGACAGCCGTGCTGGGTAAATTCGGTGTGTTGACACTTGGCGGTCTCGGTCACTCTGACCTGATGAGGCAAACAGTGTCAACACGAAGTCATGACAGCGTGGAATGTAACTCAGTACATGTACTGAAGTACTGCATTTACTCTCAAAGGAAATGATGCAGAACTCTCATGTAATGAACCTGCTGCCATCAGGCCGTGTTACTGCGggcagaaaacactgagagaagaGACAACGACAACAAACAAGTATCTGATGAGGACtggttcatttatttcagtaaacaaaacaaacaacatccaAACTTCTGTTCTAAGTGACGTCAGCTGACTAACGTTAGCATAACCAGCTTCCAGCGAGCGCTGCGGCctcagctaatgttagcgtcACAAACTGTGCTGAGCAACATTTTCCAGTAGCTTCACATGTCTGACATCAGCTACATGATCGACTTCTGTCTTGCTAGCATTAGCGGGGCCACTGAAGCTAGCCTGTATCTGATtgttagctagcgttagccagctagcctgcGCAGTGCTTCCACAGTGAGAGttgaacagagaaaaaacagcgGAGCATTTCTTTAATTTGAACTACAGAGGTGATAAATAACAAAACTGACTCCTGCCCtgatcttcatcctcctcttcctctagcAGGGGTGATGGTCGGGAACTCTCTTCCTACAAAAACAAACGACAACAACCGTCAGTAAGCAGTAAACAAACACTGGGATGATTTTGATCTGTTTCAGCTGGTCGGCAacgtaaaaataaaaacagagtaaaacagcaaacaacagattttagatggattctgtgtttttctgctttgaaatgGACCTGAAGTAGCAGCTAGGCTAACATCCTGCTGGTTCTGCATGTTTCAGCTGCCGTACATTAATGACAATCACTGATTCCAAGGAAAGCGACCAAAGTTTaatctttgaaatgaaatgttgtaaaacggtttaattcagtgttttctcttcatgtAGAAGTCAAAGTATTTCCTGGCGGAGACATGCAAACACTCCTTCCCTCCGGCTCATTCAGTGATGCCGCCCCTGACAGTGTGGTACGTTTAAGTGTTCTCAGGTGTGGTGGGCTCACCTGGGCGCAGCTTTGATGATGTTGTCAACTCTCAGGATCATCTCGGCGGCTTCGGAGGCGCTCAGCAGCACCTGACGCTTCACCTGGAAGGACTCTGTGATCCCCAGCTCGGCCATGTTTCCCACTGAGCCTTCAGACATGTctgcagggaaaaaaacacagtcatCAACGTGAAGGTGAAGGCGCTGAAACGTTTTCAGACTGAAAGCTCCAGTAAAACACGCCTTCGTCAGGTTTCAGATTTCTGCATTAAAGCGTCTGTTGAAATAATGTTGACGAGGCTTTCAGATGATTAATGTTCACGTTCACTCACTCAGTCCGATGGTGGTCTTGTTCTCCTGGTGTGCAGCTCTCAGCTGAGCCACCAGGTCGGCGCTGTCGTAGCCAGCGTTGTCGGCGATGATGGtcggcagctggaggagaaaaatgagTTCAACAAGACTTTTCAGAGTTCACACAGAATGACCCTTTAAAAGGCAGCAGGGAGACGGTCCATACCATCCTCAGAGCCTTGGCGAACGACTCCATGGCGACTGCCTCCTTTCCTGGCGTCCTATTGGCCAGATCAGTCACCACCTTGGCCATCAGCATCTCAGAGCAGCCTGAGAGGAGAATGGAGGTGAGCGGGGGAGGAATCAGTGACGTCGTGCTTCTGTGTCTCGTGTGTATGAAGTGCTGAAAGTGCCACAGacacacctctgtgtgtgtgtgtgtgtgtgtgtgtgtgtgcgcacgcatgcGTTACCTCCTCCATAGACGGTGCGTGGCTCCTTCACGGTCTGAGCTAACACACACAGCGCGTCGTGCAGTGAGCGCTCGGCCTCGTCCAGAATCTGCTGAGTCGCTCCTCGGAGGACGATGGTGCACGCCTCgcctgagggagagaggagatagtcaggggtcaaaggtcagactgaAAGACTCCCTGAGGGAGGCGCCCACTCTGCCCTGAGTGAACAGGGATTACGAACGGACAATGAGACCACAGCCACTGAGACCAGCTCAGCTAGCTACCACATGCTAAGGTGGTtacctttatgctaagctagctgccTTTAGCAGGAgtttagctgtttgtttttcttctccatcaTGATCTGATAAAATTATGTGGAATAATAAACCattgtttcattaaaatataaGATATTAAATCATTTTAGACGTTAAAAGAGGAGACATACCCATGGCGACGCCGGAGAAGTGGATGAGCGTGTCCTCTCCGATCATCACCTCCTCAATCAGCTTGCAGTGACCGAGTTTCACCAGCTCAGGGTGGTCGAAGGTGGAGGTGATCTCTccccctgaacacacacacacacacacacacacacacaatcaatcaATGAACCGATATGAATAACTGATCATTTCAACAGATCAGTTTGAGAAAAGACTGTAAATGTTgtttaatttcttcatttttaaatgttaatctgtttgactttattttagATCCTTTagattctgtttttcatgtaatAAAGAACTTTAAATTTTCATTTGACTAAATATTCGTTCCTTAtaagaaagagtgtgtgtgagtgagtgtgtgtgtgtgtgtgtgtgtgtttgtgtgcgtacCGGTGACTAGAGCGAGGCGCTCCACGCCGGCGAAGTCGGCGTGCTCGATGGCCATGACGCCTGCCTGAGCGAACAGCTGCTCTGGATAATTATAGATCAACTGTctgtgaagagaaaacaaaaggaggaaaacatggaggagCGAGCGGCTGTGATGAAGGAGGCGCCGCAGCTCGGCGCCCTCCGCTGGACGACCCTGAGAAATGCTTCAATCTTTTCCACAGCGACGTGTGTATTTGTTCTGTGGGTGCAGTCTaacattcagctgctgtgtgtgtgtgtgtgcgtgcgtgcgtgcgtgcgcgcgtgcgtgcgtgcgtgcgtgttcaCCTGTTGATGAAGCAGTTGATTCCATGTTTCAGGATCCGGTCGaccttctccttcatcttctctttttctgccatTTCGATCTCAGCAACCTTCGCCGTCGAGTCGACGCGAACCCTGGAGCCAAagatctgagagacacacacgcgcccacacacacactgtaaatctgTTTTGATGATCTACTTCCTGTCATTTCTAGAGACGTATTTCGAGGTTTTCTCCGCTGAGGTTGGGATTTTAATCCCATCAATGCTGAATCTGTTGACATCTTAGGAGCAAAACTGAGTGCGAAGTTTCCTGTTTTTAAACCGatacttcctgctgctgcttcaaaataaaagccttccagAGACGAGGACAGATTCTGGTTTCTACacagaagaagctgcaggaggtgCTGAGCTGTGGATGCTGTTTGATGAGACCTGATGAAGCACAGCCCCATgtttgtttagtgtgtgtgtgtgtgtgtgcgtgcgcgtgcgtgcgtgcgtgcgtgcctaCCTTGATCTTGTCAGTGTCCATGCCAGTGTTAGCGATCAGGATGTTGACGTTCTCCAGCCTCTTTGGTTGGTTCACTCCGATCTTCTTGTCCAACAGGAACCCTGGATGAAGAACATGTGACGTTACAGGAGCCAATCAGAAACATGAGACATCAGCCTGGGTGGTTATGACATCACACGCCCTCACCTTCGTCCAGGTAGGAGTCGGTGAGGCTGCCGCCCAGCTTCTTGATGACGTGGATGGCCTCCAGGTTTCCGGAGCCCTTCAGCCTCATGACGGCGTTCACGGCCAGCTGGGCGAAGTGATCTTTGTGGTGAGTCAGCAGTTTGGAGGACAGCGTCGTCCGGGAGATGTTGAGCAGGTCCTCCTGGAAACGG contains:
- the cct2 gene encoding T-complex protein 1 subunit beta, whose product is MASLSMAPVNIFKHGADEEKAETARLSSFVGAIAIGDLVKSTLGPKGMDKILLGGGKGGSVTVTNDGATILKAVGVDNPAAKVLVDMSKVQDDEVGDGTTSVTVLAAELLREAELLIAKKIHPQTIISGWRKATQAARDALRDAAVDHSNDPARFQEDLLNISRTTLSSKLLTHHKDHFAQLAVNAVMRLKGSGNLEAIHVIKKLGGSLTDSYLDEGFLLDKKIGVNQPKRLENVNILIANTGMDTDKIKIFGSRVRVDSTAKVAEIEMAEKEKMKEKVDRILKHGINCFINRQLIYNYPEQLFAQAGVMAIEHADFAGVERLALVTGGEITSTFDHPELVKLGHCKLIEEVMIGEDTLIHFSGVAMGEACTIVLRGATQQILDEAERSLHDALCVLAQTVKEPRTVYGGGCSEMLMAKVVTDLANRTPGKEAVAMESFAKALRMLPTIIADNAGYDSADLVAQLRAAHQENKTTIGLNMSEGSVGNMAELGITESFQVKRQVLLSASEAAEMILRVDNIIKAAPRKRVPDHHPC